In Desulfofundulus kuznetsovii DSM 6115, the following are encoded in one genomic region:
- a CDS encoding phosphoenolpyruvate carboxykinase (ATP), translating into MEEFRRRVVAGQEITNPSPETLRRLASHEEQVTVYGSVNYITRVRNRSAKFTYIVEDGVRLGVDQQGISRERALELVDQVHAYLKQKSVIRLDRQMGTHPDFRLHCRLYITAEYARIPLQWRLMLFEPENPDKEPDLMSIYVPEWPERIIFCHPEAGVTYILGTDYFGECKKSFLRMAMYVVKKRGWLGLHAGSKALRVRDRNGHLKEVGFILFGLSGTGKTTLTMHDHGLTGEEGVVIRQDDVVMMDGRGYCYGTENGFYIKTEGLDESQLVLYRAATAPGAVFENVKVLEDGRILFDDTGLTSNGRGVILRRDVLSTDDRIDLDKAHRLIFITRRNTIIPPVARLTAEQAAAYFMLGESIETSAGDPTRAGQSKREVGTNPFIIGPEEEEGNRLLEILRANPDMECYLLNTGSVGAGPGFPGEKITIAVSTHILREIARNSITWQTDPDWGYQVPLQVPGLDLDRYNPVTYYSPEVYRQLVEELRRERRQWLAKYRGLKPEIVAAIEPPGN; encoded by the coding sequence ATGGAAGAGTTTCGCCGCAGGGTTGTAGCAGGCCAGGAAATAACCAATCCTTCGCCGGAAACTTTAAGGAGACTTGCCTCCCATGAGGAGCAGGTCACCGTATACGGTAGTGTCAATTATATAACACGGGTCCGCAACCGCAGCGCCAAATTCACCTATATCGTGGAAGACGGAGTACGGCTGGGGGTGGACCAGCAGGGTATCTCCCGGGAGCGGGCGCTGGAGCTGGTGGACCAGGTGCATGCCTACCTGAAGCAAAAATCGGTCATCCGCCTGGACCGGCAGATGGGCACCCATCCCGATTTCCGCCTCCACTGCCGTTTATATATCACCGCTGAATATGCCCGCATACCACTGCAGTGGCGGTTGATGCTCTTTGAACCGGAAAACCCGGACAAAGAGCCCGATTTAATGAGCATCTATGTTCCGGAGTGGCCCGAACGGATTATTTTTTGCCACCCCGAAGCGGGTGTAACCTACATTCTGGGAACGGACTACTTCGGGGAATGCAAGAAATCCTTTTTGCGCATGGCCATGTACGTAGTAAAAAAGCGGGGCTGGCTGGGCCTGCACGCCGGGAGCAAGGCTTTAAGGGTGCGGGACAGGAACGGCCACTTAAAAGAGGTCGGCTTTATTCTCTTTGGTCTTTCCGGTACGGGGAAAACCACCCTCACCATGCATGATCACGGCTTGACCGGAGAGGAAGGGGTGGTCATCCGCCAGGACGACGTGGTGATGATGGATGGCCGGGGTTACTGTTACGGTACGGAAAACGGCTTTTACATTAAAACGGAAGGTCTGGATGAGTCCCAGCTGGTCCTCTACCGGGCGGCCACCGCTCCCGGGGCCGTCTTTGAAAACGTGAAGGTGCTGGAAGACGGGCGGATTCTCTTTGATGATACCGGGCTGACTTCCAACGGCCGGGGAGTGATCCTGCGCCGGGACGTGCTCAGTACCGATGACCGCATTGATCTCGACAAGGCCCACCGGCTCATCTTTATCACTCGCCGGAATACCATTATCCCTCCCGTGGCCAGGTTAACGGCGGAACAGGCGGCGGCTTATTTTATGCTGGGGGAATCCATTGAAACTTCGGCGGGTGACCCCACCCGTGCCGGCCAGTCGAAAAGGGAGGTGGGCACCAACCCATTTATTATCGGTCCTGAAGAAGAGGAAGGGAACCGCCTGCTGGAAATTCTGCGGGCCAACCCGGATATGGAGTGCTACCTGTTAAACACAGGGAGTGTGGGCGCCGGGCCCGGCTTCCCCGGCGAAAAAATCACCATTGCCGTTTCCACCCACATCTTAAGGGAAATTGCCCGCAACAGCATTACCTGGCAAACCGATCCCGACTGGGGCTACCAGGTGCCTTTGCAGGTGCCGGGTCTGGACCTGGACCGCTATAACCCCGTTACTTACTACAGCCCGGAAGTTTACCGGCAGCTGGTGGAAGAACTGCGCCGGGAGCGCCGCCAGTGGCTGGCCAAGTACCGGGGGTTGAAACCGGAAATTGTTGCCGCCATTGAACCGCCGGGGAATTAG
- a CDS encoding ferredoxin, whose amino-acid sequence MAKIPYIESEECLACGSCADVCPDVFQMNETLGFAEVVNPQGASEDEIQEAIDMCPAQCIHWKEE is encoded by the coding sequence GTGGCCAAAATTCCGTATATCGAATCGGAAGAATGCCTGGCCTGCGGCTCCTGCGCAGACGTTTGCCCGGATGTCTTCCAGATGAATGAAACCCTGGGTTTCGCCGAGGTGGTTAATCCCCAGGGGGCCAGTGAAGATGAAATTCAGGAAGCCATTGATATGTGCCCTGCCCAGTGCATCCACTGGAAAGAGGAATAG
- a CDS encoding DUF763 domain-containing protein translates to MPLHGGKCPPWLFERMVKMSRALIEVMVAESGPDGILARLADPFWFQALGCVLGFDWHSSGLTTTVCGALKEALRDRAGQLGLFVAGGKGKTSRQTPGEILAIGEKFPLARDPRELVFASKMAAKVDNAAVQDGYQLYHHTLFFTSSGRWAIIQQGMNETTRWARRYHWLSTTVKDFVCEPHTAVCCDHRGETLNLVALESDPARKVIAELAREKPENLLRDLTRLQQSALNLPARHRVELADLNPARLHRVLLKSYERQPENFAALVATEGVGPKALRALSLLSELAYGTPPSFRDPARFSFAHGGKDGHPYPVDRATYDHSIAFLEKALAESRLGRQEKIEAFRRLGRWPRHAF, encoded by the coding sequence CTGCCCCTGCACGGAGGGAAATGCCCGCCCTGGCTCTTTGAACGGATGGTCAAAATGAGCCGCGCCTTAATTGAAGTGATGGTAGCTGAAAGCGGCCCGGACGGGATCCTGGCCAGGCTGGCCGACCCCTTCTGGTTTCAGGCCCTGGGCTGCGTGCTGGGATTTGACTGGCATTCTTCCGGTTTAACCACCACCGTCTGCGGTGCGTTAAAGGAAGCCCTGCGGGACCGGGCCGGTCAACTGGGACTTTTTGTGGCGGGAGGTAAAGGAAAGACATCCCGCCAGACGCCGGGCGAAATCCTGGCCATAGGGGAAAAGTTTCCCCTGGCCCGGGATCCCCGGGAACTGGTTTTTGCGAGCAAGATGGCCGCCAAAGTGGACAACGCCGCCGTCCAGGACGGCTACCAGCTCTACCATCACACCTTATTTTTTACTTCCTCCGGGCGCTGGGCAATCATCCAGCAGGGTATGAACGAAACCACCCGCTGGGCCCGCCGCTATCACTGGTTGAGCACCACGGTAAAGGATTTTGTCTGCGAACCCCACACGGCGGTGTGCTGCGATCACAGGGGTGAAACCCTTAACCTGGTGGCCCTGGAAAGCGACCCGGCGCGAAAGGTAATTGCCGAACTGGCCCGGGAAAAACCGGAAAACCTGCTCCGGGATCTGACCCGGTTGCAGCAGAGTGCCCTGAACCTGCCGGCCCGGCACCGGGTGGAACTGGCCGACCTGAATCCGGCCAGACTGCACCGGGTGCTCCTGAAAAGTTACGAACGGCAGCCGGAGAATTTTGCCGCGCTGGTAGCCACCGAAGGAGTGGGACCCAAAGCGTTGCGGGCTCTTTCCCTGCTCTCGGAACTGGCCTACGGAACACCGCCCAGCTTCAGGGATCCGGCCAGGTTCAGTTTCGCCCACGGGGGCAAGGACGGCCACCCTTATCCCGTGGACCGGGCCACCTATGATCACTCCATAGCCTTTCTGGAGAAGGCCCTGGCCGAAAGCCGCCTGGGCCGCCAGGAAAAAATAGAGGCCTTCCGCCGCCTGGGCCGGTGGCCCCGCCACGCATTTTAG
- a CDS encoding tRNA 2-thiocytidine(32) synthetase TtcA, whose translation MKDRSKAVYQIKRTYGKWFLTKVKRAIYRYSMITAGDKIAVGVSGGKDSSALLYIMWLLKHYSPLSFDFHAVFLDLGWPVDPAPLASFCRERDIPFHVEQTAIGAIVFEHRREENPCALCAHLRRGALHGVARRLGCNKVALGHHLDDLLETFLLNWVYTGQLATFTPATHLARSGLVLIRPLIYLPEATLAGITRAENLPVMDNPCPASGKTKREEIRSLVGLMAKAYPDIREKFLTAIEKAGWLEPAPDK comes from the coding sequence ATGAAGGACCGGAGTAAGGCAGTCTACCAAATCAAGCGCACCTACGGGAAATGGTTCCTGACGAAAGTGAAACGGGCGATCTACCGGTACTCCATGATCACGGCAGGCGATAAAATTGCAGTAGGTGTTTCGGGAGGTAAGGATAGTTCCGCTCTCCTGTACATAATGTGGCTGCTCAAACACTATTCCCCGCTTTCATTTGACTTTCACGCCGTCTTTCTTGACCTGGGCTGGCCGGTTGATCCTGCACCCCTGGCCTCCTTTTGCCGGGAACGGGACATACCATTTCACGTGGAACAAACGGCCATCGGAGCCATCGTCTTTGAACACCGCCGGGAGGAAAACCCCTGTGCCCTGTGCGCCCACCTGCGCCGGGGCGCCCTCCACGGAGTGGCCCGGCGGCTGGGCTGCAACAAGGTGGCCCTGGGGCATCACCTGGATGACCTCCTGGAAACATTTCTTTTAAACTGGGTCTATACCGGTCAGCTGGCCACCTTTACGCCGGCAACCCATCTGGCCAGAAGCGGCCTGGTGCTTATCCGCCCCCTTATTTACCTGCCGGAAGCCACCCTGGCCGGTATTACGCGGGCTGAAAACCTTCCCGTGATGGACAACCCCTGTCCGGCCAGCGGTAAAACGAAGCGGGAAGAAATACGCTCCCTGGTGGGCTTGATGGCGAAAGCCTACCCCGATATCCGCGAAAAATTTCTCACCGCCATCGAAAAGGCCGGGTGGCTGGAACCAGCTCCTGACAAATAA